In the genome of Streptomyces pactum, one region contains:
- a CDS encoding FUSC family protein, which translates to MSRNVPDVSDPVAKLIRRGRHPTVVQALRSTAAATISYVVALQLSNEPAPLTAPLTALLVVQVTLFATLTTGIRRVNSVVTGVLIASGFSALVGLTWWSLGLIILASLMVGHIVRVSEFVPEVAISAMLVLGVTQVANTAWDRVLETLIGAVVGLLFNFLFAPPVWVQTAGESIEDLGRRLRTLLLHMGEELGAHTPVERAAARLHEARRLDNDVAEVDAALRQAEDSLRLNPRVKEGLLHRVVLRTGLDTLEICTVVLRVLARSLTDLAKHRTDEPLFPQDVADALEELFRHVAAAVENFAALVTTQVTANAEEAETRLSVELEAAATARENAAQLLLRRVQQHPRQWQLHGALLAEVDRILDELDMEHRAVRLMEELDRSAREQRERFPLLDRFRRLVRGDEAA; encoded by the coding sequence ATGAGCAGAAACGTGCCAGATGTGTCCGATCCCGTAGCAAAGCTCATCAGACGCGGTCGCCACCCCACGGTGGTGCAGGCCCTCCGTTCCACGGCCGCCGCGACGATCTCCTATGTCGTCGCGCTGCAGCTGAGCAACGAACCGGCCCCGCTGACCGCGCCGCTGACCGCCCTCCTGGTCGTGCAGGTCACCCTGTTCGCCACCCTCACCACGGGCATCCGCCGGGTGAACTCGGTGGTGACCGGCGTGCTCATCGCCAGCGGCTTCAGCGCCCTGGTGGGCCTGACCTGGTGGAGCCTGGGCCTGATCATCCTCGCCTCGCTGATGGTGGGTCACATCGTGCGGGTGAGCGAGTTCGTCCCCGAGGTCGCGATCAGCGCCATGCTGGTCCTAGGCGTCACCCAGGTGGCCAACACCGCCTGGGACCGGGTGCTGGAGACCCTCATCGGCGCCGTGGTCGGCCTGCTGTTCAACTTCCTCTTCGCCCCGCCGGTGTGGGTGCAGACCGCCGGCGAATCGATCGAGGACCTCGGCAGGCGACTGCGCACCCTGCTGCTCCACATGGGCGAGGAGCTCGGCGCGCACACCCCGGTCGAACGGGCCGCCGCCCGGCTCCACGAGGCCCGCCGGCTCGACAACGACGTGGCCGAGGTGGACGCCGCCCTCCGCCAGGCGGAGGACAGCCTGCGGCTCAACCCCCGGGTCAAGGAGGGGCTGCTCCACCGGGTGGTGCTGCGCACCGGGCTGGACACCCTGGAGATCTGCACCGTGGTGCTGCGGGTGCTCGCCCGGTCCCTCACCGACCTGGCCAAGCACCGCACCGACGAGCCGCTCTTCCCGCAGGACGTGGCGGACGCGCTGGAGGAGCTGTTCCGGCATGTGGCCGCCGCGGTGGAGAACTTCGCCGCCCTGGTCACCACCCAGGTCACCGCCAACGCCGAGGAGGCGGAGACCCGCCTCTCCGTCGAGCTGGAGGCCGCCGCGACGGCCCGGGAGAACGCCGCTCAGCTGCTGCTCCGCCGGGTCCAGCAGCACCCGCGCCAGTGGCAGCTGCACGGCGCCCTGCTCGCCGAGGTGGACCGCATCCTGGACGAGCTCGACATGGAGCACCGCGCCGTCCGCCTGATGGAGGAACTGGACCGCAGCGCCCGCGAACAGCGCGAGCGCTTCCCCCTGCTCGACCGCTTCCGCCGCCTGGTGCGCGGCGACGAGGCGGCGTGA
- the pglZ gene encoding BREX-2 system phosphatase PglZ translates to MVAAPPQVNRRTIEALLNTHGPSLGERRLVLIRGHYPAAAPEEFTVQIGGEPRRVRVTDQTSVLGIVDAWQRHQATTGDELLVVTTGVGDDQLGWDLRGHAVRRRALTVENAEIVKQRFGARDLDARMYRESWLLEALIDAEPHDGWPRVGSVLTRDTALRALLVARLGLGHPTAGEARAVTDITIDADALLTWSRTPSGPTRFAELGTAEREELKKWLHDTAGAAVPVLMSLVEAGRGNDAMALGLLGSVLADPATDRDTMLAVGGLFGQVQRTTDLMAFSSAVAGTLTRWIGEARSAPAARERVLSVIDRADRLAAEAGLTGALRTSRFLLSSFTAQLREVASLLRRSPDAAESALGTLRDHALATLHGDRIAAAAMAVRVARWLASPPAPVESVAAGVRTHLAEWGWVDRALAVLWEGDPAGDPVAGQEYRALYDRARARRDALDEQFAGRLAGWTRIASVHAPGDCLLVENVLTEAATPLCGVTSPLVLLLDGMSSAVAVQLGEEAERLGWVEAVPTPSAGRPPQRLAAVSMLPSVTRVSRASLLTGRPANGGQSVEAAGFADYWRQRRREGVLFHKASIDGEAGHRLSEELVAALGRDEVVVGVVLNTIDDALDHGAQGDRTQWGIRDVTFLRELLDAAKSFGRPVLLVADHGHVLERGGGAGPHPVTGAESARWRTGTAGEGEVELSGPRVLEGGGTIVAAWREDIRYTPRKAGYHGGASLAEITVPLLALLPSRELLPKGWEVLPRELATPSWWAGTRPVEDVVSETAAPGPVSQKPVRRRPKPAGEGLFAEAEVVREDSTPQPPPGTLGTKIVASDVYLAQKEYVRKAPEAKVVAAVIDALAAAGGTMSPAALAAAISATGRVKRNVDGFIATVQRLLNVEGYPVLGFIDAGHTVKLDVPLLREQFLLEGSRP, encoded by the coding sequence ATGGTCGCCGCCCCGCCCCAGGTCAACCGCCGCACCATCGAGGCGCTGCTGAACACCCATGGTCCGAGCCTGGGCGAACGGCGGCTGGTGCTGATCCGCGGCCACTACCCGGCCGCGGCGCCGGAGGAGTTCACGGTCCAGATCGGCGGGGAACCGCGCCGGGTGCGGGTCACCGACCAGACGTCCGTGCTCGGCATCGTGGACGCCTGGCAGCGGCACCAGGCGACCACCGGCGACGAACTGCTAGTGGTGACCACCGGCGTCGGGGACGACCAGCTCGGCTGGGACCTGCGGGGGCACGCGGTGCGCCGCCGCGCCCTCACCGTGGAGAACGCCGAGATCGTCAAGCAGCGGTTCGGCGCGCGGGACCTGGACGCGCGGATGTACCGGGAGAGTTGGCTGCTGGAAGCGCTGATCGACGCCGAGCCACACGACGGCTGGCCGCGCGTGGGCTCCGTCCTCACCCGCGACACCGCGCTCCGCGCCCTGCTGGTGGCACGGCTCGGCCTCGGGCACCCCACGGCGGGCGAGGCGCGGGCGGTCACCGACATCACCATCGACGCCGACGCCCTGCTCACCTGGTCGCGCACCCCGTCCGGCCCCACCCGCTTCGCCGAACTCGGCACCGCCGAGCGCGAGGAGCTGAAGAAGTGGCTCCACGACACCGCCGGTGCGGCCGTTCCGGTCCTGATGTCGCTGGTCGAGGCGGGGCGCGGCAACGACGCCATGGCACTGGGACTCCTCGGCTCGGTGCTCGCCGACCCGGCCACCGACCGGGACACCATGCTCGCCGTGGGCGGACTCTTCGGCCAGGTCCAGCGCACCACCGACCTGATGGCGTTCAGTAGCGCGGTCGCCGGGACGCTGACCCGGTGGATCGGTGAGGCGCGCAGTGCTCCGGCCGCCCGGGAGCGGGTGCTCTCGGTCATCGACCGCGCCGACCGGCTCGCCGCGGAGGCCGGGCTGACGGGCGCGCTGCGCACGAGCCGGTTCCTGCTGTCCAGCTTCACCGCCCAGCTCCGCGAGGTCGCCTCGCTGCTCCGCCGCTCGCCGGACGCGGCCGAGTCCGCGTTGGGCACGCTGCGCGACCATGCCCTCGCCACCCTGCACGGGGACCGGATCGCCGCCGCCGCCATGGCGGTCCGGGTCGCACGCTGGCTGGCCTCTCCGCCGGCGCCGGTGGAGTCGGTGGCGGCCGGGGTCCGCACGCATCTGGCCGAGTGGGGCTGGGTCGACCGGGCACTCGCCGTGCTCTGGGAGGGCGACCCGGCCGGTGATCCGGTGGCGGGCCAGGAGTACCGGGCGCTGTACGACCGCGCGAGGGCCCGCAGGGACGCGCTTGACGAGCAGTTCGCGGGGCGGCTCGCGGGCTGGACGCGTATCGCGTCCGTTCACGCACCAGGAGACTGCCTGCTCGTGGAGAACGTGCTGACCGAAGCAGCGACACCGCTGTGCGGTGTGACCTCGCCGCTGGTGCTGCTGCTGGACGGGATGAGCAGCGCGGTGGCGGTGCAACTCGGTGAGGAGGCGGAACGCCTGGGCTGGGTGGAGGCGGTGCCCACCCCGTCGGCGGGACGGCCGCCACAGCGGCTTGCGGCCGTCTCCATGCTGCCGTCCGTGACCCGCGTCAGCAGGGCGTCGTTGCTCACCGGACGTCCCGCCAACGGAGGCCAGTCCGTGGAGGCGGCCGGCTTCGCCGACTACTGGAGGCAGCGCCGCCGTGAGGGCGTGCTGTTCCACAAGGCGTCGATAGACGGCGAGGCCGGGCACCGGCTCTCCGAGGAACTGGTCGCGGCCCTGGGCCGTGATGAGGTGGTGGTGGGCGTGGTGCTCAACACCATCGACGACGCGCTCGACCACGGTGCGCAGGGCGACCGTACCCAGTGGGGTATCAGGGACGTCACCTTCCTGCGGGAGCTTCTCGACGCCGCCAAGAGCTTTGGCCGGCCGGTGCTGCTCGTCGCCGATCACGGGCATGTGCTGGAGCGCGGCGGAGGCGCCGGCCCGCATCCGGTGACAGGTGCGGAATCCGCGCGCTGGCGCACCGGCACGGCGGGCGAGGGCGAGGTGGAGCTGTCCGGCCCACGAGTGCTGGAGGGCGGTGGAACGATCGTCGCCGCGTGGCGTGAGGACATCCGCTACACCCCCCGCAAGGCCGGGTACCACGGAGGCGCGTCCTTGGCCGAGATCACCGTCCCGCTGCTGGCGCTGCTGCCGTCCCGGGAGCTCCTGCCCAAGGGCTGGGAGGTGCTCCCCAGAGAACTCGCGACACCGTCCTGGTGGGCCGGGACCCGACCGGTCGAGGACGTGGTGAGCGAGACCGCCGCCCCCGGCCCGGTCAGCCAGAAGCCGGTCAGGCGGCGCCCGAAGCCCGCCGGTGAGGGGCTGTTCGCCGAGGCCGAGGTCGTCAGGGAGGACTCGACGCCGCAGCCGCCGCCGGGCACCCTGGGGACCAAGATCGTGGCGAGCGACGTCTATCTCGCCCAGAAGGAGTACGTCCGCAAGGCGCCCGAGGCCAAGGTGGTGGCCGCCGTCATCGACGCGCTCGCCGCGGCCGGCGGCACCATGTCGCCGGCGGCCCTGGCCGCCGCCATCTCCGCCACCGGACGGGTGAAGCGCAATGTCGACGGCTTCATCGCCACCGTGCAGCGGCTGCTGAACGTCGAGGGGTACCCGGTGCTCGGTTTCATCGACGCCGGCCACACCGTCAAGCTGGACGTACCCCTGCTCCGCGAACAGTTCCTCCTGGAAGGATCCCGCCCGTGA
- a CDS encoding uridine kinase: MRLEPITWERLTDALADHLASAGAADGGPWLRVAVDGAPAAGTGERAERLGAALRARGRAALVVGAHGFLRPASLRLEYGKRDVEAYYGGWLDTGALWREVFTPLEPGGTGRVLPDLWDPVTDRATRSGYVELPPGGVLVLHGPLLLGHWFPFDLSVHLRLSPAALARRTDERERWTLPAFARYEDEVGPADAADVVVRADDPGRPAWTGLPGR; this comes from the coding sequence GTGCGGCTGGAACCGATCACCTGGGAGCGGCTGACCGACGCGCTCGCCGACCACCTGGCGTCGGCCGGGGCGGCGGACGGCGGACCGTGGCTGCGGGTGGCGGTGGACGGCGCCCCGGCGGCCGGCACCGGTGAGCGGGCGGAACGGCTCGGCGCCGCGCTGCGCGCCCGGGGCAGGGCCGCCCTGGTGGTCGGCGCGCACGGCTTTCTGCGTCCGGCCTCGCTGCGGCTGGAGTACGGGAAGCGGGACGTCGAGGCGTACTACGGCGGCTGGCTGGACACCGGGGCGCTGTGGCGTGAGGTCTTCACCCCGCTGGAGCCCGGCGGCACCGGGCGGGTGCTGCCCGACCTGTGGGACCCGGTGACGGACCGGGCCACGCGCAGCGGCTACGTCGAGCTCCCGCCGGGCGGAGTGCTGGTGCTGCACGGACCGCTGCTGCTCGGACACTGGTTCCCCTTCGATCTCTCGGTCCATCTGCGGTTGTCCCCGGCCGCCCTGGCCCGGCGCACCGACGAGCGCGAGCGGTGGACGCTGCCCGCGTTCGCCCGTTACGAGGACGAGGTGGGCCCCGCCGACGCTGCCGATGTGGTGGTGCGCGCCGACGACCCGGGCCGCCCGGCGTGGACGGGGCTGCCCGGACGCTGA
- a CDS encoding DUF3800 domain-containing protein, with the protein MYLCYFDEAGNGQVVTAEKPDSQPAMVIGGFAVPEARLHALVRGFMELKRSYMPCLAKEGVRPLQVIRHELKGDTVRRKYRHGGRNHARWADRLISDLLSLLEEHDCRVLARAWVLREDTVNDAEGMYLSSVRSLCEDFEHYLAQRGGQGVAVLDSRSYVKNVKNVDCVTAEKFRQGADRLPHLAEAPVFGHSDTHAGLQIADLVVWGILFPAVCTTYADDLTWNVHCHPGHAAAREHCPRLGRLQYRYEVRPGKWTGGVVVSDQRGHRSARELFTQSGDLSNGVPAPARPADEVLAPVTAEPPSAAGLAETVS; encoded by the coding sequence TTGTACCTGTGCTATTTCGATGAAGCCGGCAACGGACAGGTGGTCACGGCGGAGAAACCCGATTCGCAGCCCGCGATGGTCATCGGTGGCTTCGCCGTCCCCGAAGCTCGTCTCCATGCCCTGGTCCGGGGTTTCATGGAGCTGAAGCGGAGCTACATGCCGTGCCTGGCCAAGGAGGGCGTGCGGCCTCTGCAAGTGATCCGGCACGAGTTGAAGGGCGACACCGTGCGGAGGAAGTACCGCCACGGTGGCCGTAACCACGCTCGCTGGGCGGACCGACTCATCAGCGACCTCCTGTCCTTGCTGGAGGAGCACGACTGTCGTGTGCTCGCGCGTGCCTGGGTGCTGCGGGAGGACACGGTCAACGATGCGGAGGGCATGTACCTGTCCTCGGTGCGTTCCCTCTGCGAGGACTTCGAGCACTACCTCGCCCAGCGCGGCGGGCAGGGCGTCGCGGTGCTCGACAGCCGCAGCTATGTGAAGAACGTCAAGAACGTCGACTGCGTCACCGCGGAGAAGTTCCGCCAGGGTGCCGATCGCCTGCCCCACCTCGCCGAAGCGCCGGTGTTCGGACACAGTGACACCCATGCGGGTCTGCAGATCGCCGACCTGGTGGTGTGGGGCATCCTCTTTCCCGCAGTCTGCACGACTTACGCCGACGATCTGACCTGGAACGTCCACTGCCACCCGGGACATGCCGCAGCCCGCGAGCACTGCCCCCGGCTGGGCCGGTTGCAGTATCGCTACGAGGTCCGGCCGGGCAAGTGGACCGGTGGCGTGGTGGTATCCGACCAGCGCGGTCACAGGTCCGCGCGGGAACTGTTCACCCAGAGTGGAGACCTGTCGAACGGCGTTCCCGCTCCCGCACGCCCCGCCGACGAGGTCCTCGCTCCCGTCACCGCGGAGCCTCCTTCCGCGGCAGGCCTGGCGGAAACCGTCAGCTGA
- the brxD gene encoding BREX system ATP-binding protein BrxD: MTAPAQVSAARRREVVDALRRGTVPQAGLDLFAVGLDRFRDALDEDIATVSRGGSAFHAIRGEYGSGKTFFARWLAERAKRAGLATAEVQISETETPLHRLETVYRRLTERLSTATHQPSALRAIVDSWFYTLEEEVLDAGEVDEEDTEALARGVEDLMERRLADVARTTPAFSAALRGYRQAVTAGDGATAEALIAWLGGQKSVAASARKAAGVRGELDHFAALGFLQGLLTVLRDCGHPGLLLVLDEIETLQRVRGDVREKGLNALRQLLDEIDAGRFPGLFLVITGTPAFYDGQQGAQRLPPLAQRLATDFTTDPRFDSPRAVQLRLPGFDLVKLGELGRGVRDLYAGAARNPQRIADRVDDAYIGELATAVTGGLGGKVGVAPRLFLRKLVADVLDRVDEFGDFDPRRHYALTVSGAELNEVERNAAASAADDIELELP; the protein is encoded by the coding sequence GTGACCGCCCCGGCCCAGGTGAGCGCGGCACGCCGCCGCGAAGTTGTCGACGCCCTGCGGCGGGGAACGGTGCCGCAGGCCGGATTGGACCTCTTCGCGGTCGGCCTGGACCGCTTCCGGGATGCCCTGGACGAGGACATCGCCACGGTGTCCCGCGGGGGCTCGGCCTTCCACGCCATCCGAGGTGAGTACGGCTCGGGAAAGACCTTCTTCGCCCGGTGGCTCGCCGAGCGGGCCAAGCGCGCCGGTCTCGCCACCGCCGAGGTGCAGATCTCCGAGACGGAGACGCCGCTGCACCGGCTGGAGACGGTCTACCGGCGTCTCACCGAACGGCTGTCCACCGCCACCCACCAGCCGAGCGCCCTGCGTGCCATCGTCGACTCGTGGTTCTACACCCTCGAGGAGGAGGTGCTCGACGCGGGGGAGGTGGACGAGGAGGACACGGAGGCGCTGGCCCGGGGCGTGGAGGACCTGATGGAGCGCCGGCTGGCCGACGTGGCCCGTACCACGCCGGCCTTCTCCGCGGCGCTGCGCGGTTATCGGCAGGCCGTCACCGCCGGTGACGGAGCCACCGCCGAGGCGCTGATCGCCTGGCTCGGCGGACAGAAGTCGGTGGCGGCCTCGGCACGCAAGGCTGCCGGGGTGCGGGGCGAACTGGACCACTTCGCGGCGCTCGGTTTCCTCCAGGGGCTGCTCACCGTCCTCCGGGACTGTGGTCACCCGGGGCTGCTGCTGGTCCTCGACGAGATCGAGACCCTGCAGCGGGTCCGGGGCGACGTACGGGAGAAGGGCCTCAACGCCCTGCGGCAGCTGCTGGACGAGATCGACGCGGGCCGCTTCCCCGGCCTCTTCCTGGTCATCACCGGAACACCGGCGTTCTACGACGGGCAGCAGGGAGCCCAGCGGCTGCCTCCGCTGGCGCAGCGGCTGGCCACCGACTTCACCACCGACCCCCGCTTCGACTCCCCGCGCGCCGTACAGCTGCGGCTACCCGGGTTCGACCTGGTGAAGCTCGGCGAGCTGGGGCGCGGGGTACGTGACCTCTACGCGGGCGCGGCCAGGAACCCGCAGCGGATCGCGGACCGGGTGGACGACGCCTACATCGGGGAACTGGCCACCGCCGTGACCGGAGGACTCGGCGGAAAGGTCGGGGTCGCGCCACGGCTCTTCCTGCGCAAGCTCGTGGCCGATGTTCTCGACCGGGTCGACGAGTTCGGGGACTTCGACCCGCGGCGGCACTACGCGCTCACCGTGTCCGGCGCCGAGCTGAACGAGGTCGAACGCAACGCCGCGGCCTCCGCAGCGGACGACATCGAGCTGGAGCTGCCGTGA
- a CDS encoding DEAD/DEAH box helicase: MTGVEELDPALVHHIVNTLGWPGLRPLQQEAVAPLMAGEDAVLLAPTAGGKTEAASFPLLSRMAAERWTGTSVLYVCPLKALLNNLLPRLETYTAWLGRTAALWHGDVTATHRKKILANRPDVLLTTPESLEAMLVSANVDHASFFSGLRSIVIDEVHAFAGDDRGWHLLAVLERLQRVVGRPVQRVGLSATVGNPEDLLHWLQGSGAGKRPARVVAPHLSEPQPTPGALPPGDIQLDYVGSVDNAATVIAALHRGEKRLVFCESRKLVEELGEKLLIKGVTTFLSHASLSVDERRRAEQAFAEARDCVIVSTSTLELGIDVGDLDRVIQIDAPATVASFLQRLGRTGRRAGTTRNCLFLALDEAGLLAAAALLLQWSRGWVEPVLAPPEPRHIAAQQVLALCLQEHRIGDRLWQEAWNGLNHFGAAAHLIVRHLVEEGYLDQDGGMLFIGPETERRFGHRHFMNLTAVFTSPPQFTVVHGRREIGRTDPDLLTEEVQGPRKLLLAGRSWLVTYIDWRRKRCFVEPADGGGKAKWSGAGFDRGASFALVRAAREVLLGADPPVVLTKRAVACLAEARDHFLQHVHPGGTVIARSATGHLQWWTWAGHRTNATLAATLGAVTAPAQQTNGCWIRLREEVTPQVWKQAVADSAEHLCLPDVDDRAVRGLKFAEALPARLARATLAMRLADFEGAKAVLAEPVRFVTDFS; this comes from the coding sequence GTGACCGGCGTCGAGGAGCTCGACCCGGCCCTCGTTCACCACATCGTCAACACTCTGGGCTGGCCCGGGCTCCGGCCGCTCCAGCAGGAGGCCGTCGCTCCCCTGATGGCGGGTGAGGACGCGGTGCTGCTCGCGCCGACGGCGGGCGGCAAGACCGAGGCGGCGTCGTTCCCCCTGCTGTCGAGGATGGCGGCCGAGCGGTGGACGGGCACCTCGGTGCTCTACGTCTGCCCGCTCAAAGCCCTGCTCAACAACCTGCTGCCCCGGTTGGAGACCTACACCGCATGGCTGGGCCGGACAGCGGCGCTGTGGCACGGGGATGTCACCGCGACCCACCGCAAGAAGATCCTGGCCAATCGCCCCGACGTGCTGCTGACCACCCCCGAGTCGCTGGAAGCCATGCTGGTCAGTGCCAATGTCGACCACGCGTCGTTCTTCTCCGGTCTGCGTTCCATCGTCATCGACGAGGTGCACGCCTTCGCCGGGGACGACCGTGGCTGGCACCTGCTCGCCGTACTCGAACGTCTCCAGCGGGTCGTGGGCCGTCCCGTACAGCGGGTCGGCCTGTCCGCGACGGTGGGGAACCCGGAGGACCTGCTCCACTGGCTCCAGGGATCCGGGGCCGGCAAACGGCCCGCCCGCGTGGTGGCACCCCACCTCAGCGAGCCGCAGCCGACCCCCGGGGCGCTGCCGCCCGGTGACATCCAGCTGGACTACGTCGGTTCCGTCGACAATGCGGCCACCGTCATCGCGGCACTCCACCGCGGCGAGAAGCGGCTGGTCTTCTGCGAGTCCCGGAAGCTGGTGGAGGAGCTGGGGGAAAAGCTTCTCATCAAGGGGGTGACCACCTTCCTCTCCCACGCCTCCCTCTCGGTGGACGAGCGGCGGCGTGCCGAGCAGGCGTTCGCCGAGGCACGTGACTGCGTCATCGTCTCCACCAGCACTCTGGAGCTCGGCATCGACGTCGGGGACTTGGACCGGGTCATCCAGATCGACGCGCCTGCCACCGTCGCCTCCTTCCTGCAGCGGCTCGGGCGCACCGGGCGCCGGGCGGGCACCACTCGCAACTGCCTCTTCCTGGCCTTGGACGAAGCCGGCCTGCTGGCTGCCGCTGCGCTGTTGCTCCAGTGGTCACGGGGCTGGGTGGAGCCGGTGCTCGCACCGCCCGAGCCGCGGCACATCGCCGCCCAGCAGGTGCTCGCGCTGTGCCTCCAGGAGCACCGGATCGGTGATCGCCTGTGGCAGGAAGCCTGGAACGGCCTCAACCACTTCGGTGCCGCGGCCCACCTGATCGTCCGGCACCTGGTGGAGGAGGGCTACCTGGACCAGGACGGTGGAATGCTGTTCATCGGCCCGGAGACGGAGCGCCGCTTCGGCCACCGGCACTTCATGAACCTCACCGCCGTCTTCACCTCGCCGCCGCAGTTCACCGTGGTGCACGGACGGAGGGAGATCGGCAGAACCGATCCCGATCTGCTGACCGAGGAGGTCCAGGGTCCGCGGAAACTGCTCCTGGCGGGACGTAGCTGGCTGGTGACGTACATCGACTGGCGCCGCAAGAGGTGCTTCGTCGAGCCGGCGGACGGCGGGGGCAAGGCCAAGTGGAGCGGTGCGGGCTTCGACCGCGGCGCATCGTTCGCCTTGGTCCGTGCCGCTCGGGAGGTGCTCCTGGGAGCCGACCCGCCCGTCGTGCTGACCAAACGGGCGGTGGCCTGCCTCGCGGAAGCCCGGGACCACTTCCTCCAGCACGTCCATCCGGGCGGCACGGTGATCGCCCGGAGTGCGACCGGGCATCTGCAGTGGTGGACCTGGGCCGGGCACCGGACGAACGCCACCCTGGCCGCGACCCTCGGTGCCGTGACCGCGCCGGCGCAGCAGACCAACGGTTGCTGGATACGGCTGCGCGAGGAGGTCACTCCGCAGGTGTGGAAGCAGGCGGTGGCCGATTCGGCGGAACACCTCTGTCTGCCCGATGTGGATGACAGGGCGGTGCGGGGGCTGAAATTCGCCGAAGCCCTGCCGGCCCGGCTCGCCCGGGCGACACTGGCCATGCGCCTCGCGGACTTCGAGGGAGCCAAGGCGGTTCTCGCCGAACCCGTCCGATTCGTGACGGATTTCAGCTGA
- a CDS encoding methylated-DNA--[protein]-cysteine S-methyltransferase — translation MTNTEPTESAEPARRPGARPWSWAVLDTPIGPLLLAATGQGLAQVGFHADERTAARAVTRLTGRLGTPATDACQDVLDEAIRQLTGYFSGTLRTFTLPLDWSLTAGFNRQVLRELAEHVPYGTVVGYQDLADRVGEPGAARAVGTAMGANPLPVVVPCHRVVESGGGIGGFGGGLETKRSLLALEGVLPEPLF, via the coding sequence GTGACGAACACAGAGCCGACGGAGTCGGCCGAACCGGCGCGGCGACCGGGCGCGCGCCCCTGGTCGTGGGCGGTGCTGGACACCCCCATCGGCCCGCTGCTGCTCGCCGCGACCGGCCAGGGGCTGGCCCAGGTGGGCTTCCACGCCGACGAGCGCACGGCGGCACGGGCCGTCACCCGGCTCACCGGACGGCTGGGCACCCCCGCCACCGACGCCTGCCAGGACGTGCTGGACGAGGCGATACGCCAGCTGACCGGGTACTTCTCCGGGACCCTGCGGACCTTCACGCTGCCGCTGGACTGGTCGCTCACCGCGGGATTCAACCGGCAGGTGCTGCGCGAGCTGGCCGAGCACGTGCCGTACGGCACCGTGGTCGGGTATCAGGACCTGGCCGACCGGGTCGGCGAGCCGGGCGCGGCCCGCGCGGTGGGCACCGCCATGGGTGCCAACCCGCTGCCGGTCGTCGTGCCCTGCCACCGGGTGGTGGAGAGCGGCGGCGGCATAGGCGGCTTCGGGGGCGGCCTGGAGACCAAGCGCAGCCTTCTCGCGCTGGAGGGTGTCCTGCCGGAGCCGCTCTTCTGA
- a CDS encoding DUF1697 domain-containing protein: MTAQILLLRGINVGSHAPFPMDRQQEVMRRLGHQDVTVHLGTGNIVLHAPATPPAETARSAAEGIAAELGFPVPVLVRTRDELAAVVAANPYPRATAEPSTLHVVFLSEAPADTARLDAIDPAAHAPDRFRLIGREVYLWCPGGIGRSRLAAKITGIRLPGVTATARNWNTVTRLLALADRDRSA; this comes from the coding sequence ATGACGGCCCAGATCCTGCTGCTCCGCGGCATCAACGTCGGCAGCCACGCCCCCTTCCCGATGGACCGGCAGCAGGAGGTGATGCGCCGCCTGGGCCACCAGGACGTCACCGTCCACCTGGGGACCGGCAACATCGTGCTCCACGCCCCGGCCACCCCGCCGGCCGAGACGGCCCGCTCGGCCGCCGAGGGCATCGCCGCCGAACTGGGCTTCCCGGTGCCGGTCCTGGTGCGCACCCGGGACGAGCTGGCCGCCGTCGTCGCCGCGAACCCCTACCCGCGGGCCACCGCCGAACCGTCGACGCTCCACGTGGTGTTTCTGTCCGAGGCGCCCGCCGACACCGCCCGGCTGGACGCGATCGACCCGGCCGCGCACGCCCCGGACCGGTTCCGTCTGATCGGCCGGGAGGTGTACCTGTGGTGCCCGGGTGGCATCGGCCGCTCCAGGCTCGCCGCCAAGATCACCGGCATCCGGCTCCCGGGGGTCACCGCCACGGCACGGAACTGGAACACCGTCACCCGGCTGCTGGCGCTGGCCGACCGGGACCGGAGTGCCTGA